ATTAATGGAAAAATCCTCCTAGGGCTTTCCTTCCTTGGaatctctttgcttttgtttacGATTCTAACAAATTTCTGTTACTACATCAGAGATAGAAGGTATTGGTGGGGGAAACACTTAAGCCAACAGGACATTGCATCTGTCAGCTTAGTACTGTGGGAAGAGCAGAACAATTTGTGGGAGTCATACAGAGTCTCAAAAATCAAAGTCTTCTGGAGGTATTTGGGCAAAATATCATTGTGTTTTAACTCTATACATTAGTAAATGCTCAAGATGATCCTCCTTTTTATTAAGACAGTAAAAAagctaaatttcatttttacatattagAATTCATTCAAAATCGtaacttgaaaaattaaattcaacaaatgtttcttattttttattatgataggTAAATGAGGTGTTTCTGTACTTGAAATTTCTCATTTGTAGCTCAAGCCTACTTAATTAAAAGTCTTTGTATTCTTATAATTCTGTAATGGAAAAGGAAAGTGTTACTACATAGGTCTAGATTTCTCACATCAGTCTATAGTTTACTATTATTTTGTTGATCATTTATCTTGTTGGGCAAGTAACTTAGTGTTCTCtgcccactccccctcctccacatATGCCCCAACCCCTACTTTGTTTTTGCTAGGTGATAGTCCAGAAGAGTATAAGATTAAATGAGTTTGCAGATAAAAAAATCATGtagtttaaaatacaaatattttagacTCTTAGCATTAGCCTGTGATTAATTTTAAGTCAGCTAATGTTAATCTGCAACTTAGaaattattgaggagttcctgttgtggcgcagtggttaacgaatccgactaggaaccatgaggttgcgggttcggtccctgcccttgctcagtgggttaaggatccggcgttgccgtgagctgtggtgtaggttgcagacgaggctcggatcctgcgttgctgtggctctggcgtaggccggtggctacagctccgattcaacccctagcctgggaatctccatatgccgccagagcggcccaagaaatagcaaaaagacaataataataataataataataataataataataaagaaaaaacttaaaaaaattattgaaagctttatttttgttttaatgaaaaatttttaaatggtaaagtAAACTTGTAAAGGCcccttctgtttccttcctcttcttatcATTTGATGTTTGCTGCTCGGCTTTTCTTTGTGAGTatattaaaaaacccaaactacttttttttttttcctgttattttctttccttaaagaagTGTAATTGATGGGATGGTGTTAGAAATCTTTTTCCAGTATCTTAAAAAGGATTGTTGGTATACTTCTGTTGAAATTGCTTTTGATATATTTGATactgttatatttttaaactgtatttataaAACCTAAATCTGGTAAAGAAGCCAGAAGACTCAGGAAGAGTGTATTAGGTGGGAAAGGGCCTTTTTTTCTTACGGCAAGTAGAGCAGAAATTCAAAAGATACTTTAATATCTTTGTTTTGGAATCATATATTTTGTCATTGGATCTGCTTGCCTCTAAGTTTAAGTTAATTTAACaatcatttgttgaatgactattgcatgcatgccaggcactgtgctaggtgctggaaATTTGATTGTTAATGAGACGGATtttttcatatacacacacaccatatatacCTAccgcatatatatgtgtgtgtgtgtgtgtgtgtgcgtgtgtgtgtatatatatatatgtgtgtgtatatatatatatatatatggtatatattttaagtaaGTTCTAGTTGTTTACATCtcaaattcagtttttttgtttgtttttttagggcttcacctatggcatatggaggttcccaggctaggggtctaatcagagctactgctgctggcccatggcacagccatagcaacacaggatcctagctgcatttgtgacctacaccacagctcactgcaatgctagatccttaatccactgaacgaggccagggatcgaacccacaaccttgtggttactagttggattcgtttctgcttctccacaatgggaactcctcaaattcaggttgttatatttcacatataagaatGGCTTTATAAAGGAGAATTAATTTAACATTCATGTGCaaattgaattttaagagtttgttGCTTTCATTAATAGGTGAAGAAGGAAGTTTTAGCCATGGGTCTGTTATTGATGGAAGATTTGAAGGATTCATTCAGACTCATGGCGGCACATTTTATATTGAGCCAGCAGAGAGATATATTAAAGACCGAACTCTGCCATTTCACTCTGTCATTTATCATGAAGATGATATTAGTAAGTACTTAAATTTTGCAAAAAGGCATATAAATAGTTAAAACTATGTGGAAACAAATGAAACCTGAGCTGTTTTATTTCCTAAGCTATTAATCAGgctggaaaatattttcacaacCAAAAATCTCAATTAAATAGTAGATCGATATAGTGAGGCAATATCTTTGTCCATCTATGCCAGTACTATTTTGTTGATACAAGCAGTTCTACTTAAACTATGAGTCAGCCAACTCTGAACATTCTGTACTCTGATATCATAGTCATTTAATGTTATAATgcctttgtatgtgtgtgtgtggcacctACTGAAGCATTATCTTATGCGAATTTCAGTGTAGATATTTGCATAGTATTTAAGacattttaggtatttttataatttctaagtcttttgagtttctttttggaaTCTTTAAGTAATGACTTGACTTCAGCTTGGTAAGattttagatttatatttatgGATTTTGTTCTCGATCATAACCTTTATGTAATGGTAACTTGTTGGGAGAGttctctttctgtgttttaagagtaaaaaatgtatttagacCTCACTTTTTCATTCTGTCATTGTCTTTATATCCATAGTCATCTAGTCATGAGAATGTTATGATGAAATGACACAGAAATACCTTTCTCTAatttatgtctgtctgtctttttttttttttttaagggctgcactcagcatatggaagttcccaggctaggggtcgattcagtgCTGCTCTTGCCATtgtacgccgcagccacagcaacaccagatccgagctgtgtctgcaaccttcaccacagctcatggcaacaccatgtccttaacccactgaatgaggccagagattgaacccacatcctcatgagtactcttgggttagttactgctgagccacaacaggaactccttttcctctaatttatatgtatgtaaaatacttatattttattttgactatAATAAGACTAGTCTTTCAGTTTTTGTCTATTTTCCTTATTTGGCATCTTCCaggcttcattttcctttctacaGCTAGAAATTTGTTGGGAATTTCATTCTTACCCCTAGTAACATACTGAAAAGTTTTATCAATGTTGACTTTTTGCTCTGCCAGCTCGGACAGTTTCTGTATCCTAACTCTGTCCACTGCTTGTCATCTCTAATGCTTGATTACTATAGAAAATAGCATAATTATTCTAGATAGAAtgcatttatgattttatttacttgttaaaTCATAAATTCATTAATGCTACTTGCTCACAATTTTGCTCATCCCTATTTGATTCCTTTTCTAGTTTCCCCTCCTAGTATTTCAAACTCTCTTCAAGGTCCAAGCTTGGAGTCTTCCTTGGCAAGTTAGAGTATGaatttgccttcttttctttctgttaataGAATTATCATTATCATCTACTTGATTTGTATGTTACTTTGCAATTTTCTTAGTAGTTTAATCTTTTTGCAGGGTTACCTCATCTGTCAGGATATCTAAGCTATCCAGCTGCAATTTTTGCTCCTTTAACATTTCGGGTATCATTTAGCTCTGGAACTATTTTTTTCAGTGGTTCTTAATAATTGCATTTTTTCTACTTTGCATCTTATAGTAGCTTTCaaaaatttccctttatttcaacctttctttttcctcagaggTAATGTGTTGGAGGATGAAGGTGGAACTTAGTTTTCTATTCCTTTTAGTGTTTAACTttacccttgattttttttttctttttgtctttttctagggccgctcccacggcatatggaggttcccaggctaggggtctaatctgagctgtagccacaggcctatgccagagccatagcaacgcgggatccgagccatgtctgcaacctacaccacagctcacggcaatgctggatccttaacccactgagcaagggcagggactgaacctgcaacctcatggttgctagtcggtttcgttaaccactgtgccacgacgggaactcctacccttgattttaatgatttatttattttatttatttatttttttggcatatgaaaatttattACTATCCTGCTTTTACCATCAAAACTTATGATCTTAGTCTCTCCTTCTTGCCTTTGTATAAGGCCAAAAGAGAGACATTGGCTACTTTGACAACCTTAAAGTGGACTCCAGGAATGTCACCAACAGCATGACCTTTGCGACCAAATCCAGCAACCAGAACTTCATCATTTTCCTCAATGAAGTTCAAACAACCATCATTGGGTACAAAggctgtaatttttttcccattcttgatTAGCTGAATCCTGACACACTTCCTGATGGCAGAATTTGGCTGTT
The nucleotide sequence above comes from Phacochoerus africanus isolate WHEZ1 chromosome 2, ROS_Pafr_v1, whole genome shotgun sequence. Encoded proteins:
- the LOC125119373 gene encoding 40S ribosomal protein S23-like, with amino-acid sequence MGKCHGLRTARKLRSHQRDQKWHDKQYKKAHLGTALKANPFGGASHAKGIVLKKVGVEAKQPNSAIRKCVRIQLIKNGKKITAFVPNDGCLNFIEENDEVLVAGFGRKGHAVGDIPGVHFKVVKVANVSLLALYKGKKERLRS